A genomic region of Pyrus communis chromosome 14, drPyrComm1.1, whole genome shotgun sequence contains the following coding sequences:
- the LOC137714290 gene encoding uncharacterized protein produces MAINTKITALEVYGYSKLIINQLLTKYEVRKDDLVPYFRLATQLLQKFKAATLEHVPRKENQMADALANLASSMTLGKGEAADVPVCQRWVIPLVNEMLLDDINVISVLPVDAKEWRQPLIDYLEHGKLPDDLRHRSEIRQRAPRFLYYK; encoded by the coding sequence atggcgattaACACgaaaatcacagctcttgaggtatatggctactccaagctcataatcaatcaactcttaactaaatatgaggtgaggaaagatgatcttgtcccatacttccggctagcaactcaactgctacaaaagttcaaGGCAgcgacactagaacatgtgccaagaaaggaaaatcaaatggcagacgctctcgccaatctagcctcgagtatgacactaggaaaaggtgaagctgcagacgtgccagtttgccagaGATGGGTGATCCCGCTTGTTAATGAAATGTTACTAGATGATataaatgtcatctcagtacttccagtcgatgctaaagagtggagacagccactgatcgactacttagagcacggaaagcttccagatgatcttagacaccgttccgaaatacgtcaACGAGCACCCCGTTTCCTTTACTACAAATGA